Part of the Montipora foliosa isolate CH-2021 chromosome 13, ASM3666993v2, whole genome shotgun sequence genome is shown below.
TCCGACCGAATAATCACAACTTCGTCACCCTTCCTGTACTGGTCTGTCTTGCTTCTAGTAACTTGGATAGTTAAGTGAGAGTCAGAAATAGTTATATCCTTAAGAGTGAGACCTGCAAGCTCGCTGAACCGAAAAAACCCCGCGAATAACAACAATGCAACGGAAATATTTCTCCGTATTGGTAATTCGTTACAAGTTGCATATTTCTCACAACATGCTTTGAGGACATCTTTAGAAATGGGCGTTTTCTTTACAACTGGTTTAGCATTTGAACGTTTTGCCCCTTCGACGACAGTTTTGACAAATGGGTTGGTCATTGGATTGGTCACACCCGCAATATCATGTACCCACTTCAGCGCAGAATAAATTGTTTCTATAACAGAAGCTGATACTCCGATAGAAGTTAAGTGACTAAAAAACAAGGCAATATCAACAACAGTGGCAGGGAAAGGTACTAAATTCCTATCCTTAGAAAATTCTATCCAATGCCTAAGGGAATTGCTATAATTAACAACAGTTCCACTGGCTTTTGCTGCCAGGGTAGTTCGTTTAAGGACACCCGCTAAATGTATGAGGTGTGCACTTCCACTTGATGTGGCTTGTTCCTGGATTTCTGCCCAAATGCCTTGGCTGAAAAGATTCAAACCTACAAGAGATAAAAGAGAGGACCTTTGTGCAAAATGTAACAATGGTGGCGAATGTCACATTTAAACGACAAAAACTTCCCAATGAACCCCCTACGACTACCTGAAATGACCTTTGTAGTGAACGTAACATGCTGCTTATGCATAACCTAAAATGAGCCACCTGTGAGCCATTAACAGTAGGCCACCTGTGGACTAACGTAATCAGCCACCTGTGGGCGAACATAAAAAGCCACCTGTGGGCTAGCGCAATAAGCCACCTGTGGGCTAACATAATAATCCGCCTGTAGGTTCACATAATAAGCCGCCCGTGGGCAACGTTACAAGAACGATTAGGACTTCAAACAGTAATCACAGAGACCTTTGCCTGACAAGCAAAACCCTCGATCACTTCTTCGCTCATGAAAATTCTGCCAATTAACATAAACTGCTATGAGCTTGAAACTGAGTGGTTGACCATAAAACATGGAATTGTACGTTCTGCCTTTAACCGTCGCTGGCGGATTAAATTCTGGAAGAGCGACCCAATCTGTTACACATTTGGCCAAATGAATGCCGTCAGGGCACACACAAGGCCAAAACACTGCCCCTTTCCAAAGTGGAATGATCAATACCCCTCGTGCCTGACAAATCTGAAAATGCTTCCAAGCCCTGACAATTTGGCTTGGTGGGGGCACCACCCAATTGTTTTCCCCTTGCCAGTTTAGAGAGAATGCGTCAATACCCTCGCAACCCGGATTCCAGAAACGGGAATTGAAGCGATTGCACTTAGTGTTGTACCAGGAAGCAAATCGGTCAATGGTGAAAGGACCCCAAAGGGTTGTTACCCATTGAAAGATGTGAGGTTGAATTCCCCAGTCATCCACGTCTGTTAATTTACTGAGATAGTCAGCAAGCTGGTTCTCGTCTCGGGGAACCCAAACCGGAGTGAGTACAATATGATACTTTGTGCACAAATGGACAACGTCCTCGACAATTTCTTGTAAATTGGTTTTCATACTTCCCCTATGGATTACTCGTGTGATGTTCTGGTTATCTGTATGCCACTGTAGTTTGTGTCCCTGCAAAGTGCTGCCCACAGACAGTAACATGTTGTGAACTGCCTTGAGCTCTCGCCAAGTTGAGCTCTCCGCTTTTTCGTCACTTGCCCATTGCCCCTGGCAAATTAACCTATCTTTATCTGAAATTACGTAACCACCATAGCCCTGCGCTGAAGCATCTGAATATACTATGGCATCGAAACTTTGGGGCTGATCAAAAAGTTTCTTGCCATTCAGAACATCTAAATTTGTGTCCCAAAAATTTAGCTCTTCCATCAATTTTGGGGAGCAGAGGATAATTGAATTCCAGGATGTTCTGCTCTCTATTGCATAATACATGTGTCTAGTATGTAAATAGACACTTGAGCCAATAACTTCTGCCATGGAGATAATACGACCAGTGACTTGGGCTAGACCTTTAGCCGTAACCCTATCTGGGTTGGTCAAAATAGTTGAAAGAGATTCTTTTAGTTTAGTGACCCTGGATTGAGTGACATACAACCGGTTCTCTGACATATTAAAGACATAACCAAGCCAGGTTTGAACTAACGCTGGCTGCCAGTTGCACTTACTACTGCTCAGAGTGAAACCCAACGTACAAAGGCCAGTCTCCACTGCCTGAGCATCTGCTGATGCAGACTCTAATGAAGAGTTGCCACCTAAGCCATCATCCAAAAACATGCATACCCTGATGCCTTAACCTCTCCAGTGACTTACCACTGGTTTTAAAAGTTTGGTAAATGTATACGGGGCTGTGGAAAAACCGAATGGCAATacgttaaaaacaaaaaatgttggtttGCCATGATGCTGCCACTGGAATCCCAAATAAGTTCGATGACTTTCAAAAATATCAACATGGTGGTAAGCACTCTTAATGTCAAATGTATAAAGGTAGTAGCCCTCCCCCAGGAGCTGCTGTGCGACAGCGACGTCTTCGCATTTAAACTTATATTTATAAAGGTGGGAGTTTACATGGCGCAAATCCAGGACTAAACGTTTCTTCCCATCGTCTCTAACTGATACAGATAAAGGGTTAACCACCCATGGTTGGCTGTCGACAACATCAACGCACTGGTTGGCAAGAAGATCAGCAATTGCTTTGGAAACAAAACTACAATTATCAAAAGCGGACTTGTTGTTCCGCAGTAAAACAGACTGAGGAATAGTAAGCAGGGGTAGTTTATAACCATCTCTTATTACACTTAAAACGGGCTCCGTTGCCCCTATCTCCTCCCAGGAATGCAAATGCGCTCTGAGTCGCCCTCGAACTTGACCTGCTTGAGGAGAGTCGTTCTCAAGAAAATCCCCTTCGTTAAGAGATAAGTTGTCTGACTCTCCGCCCAACTCGCCCTGCTGGCAACTAATAACATTACAGGTATCATCATTCTGTAATATCACTCCTGTACTGTTTACACTCATGTTAGGTATACTTAACTTCTTCCCTTCGTGTGTCTGCGCAACGGCTAGTAGTGGACATTCATTTCTCCAGTGTCCTATTTTTCCGCAACTGAAACACGTTCCACTTCTCCTGACCTGGCCACGAAAGTCGGAAGCGCTCATTACACCAACCGTTGCAGATGTGTGGTGGTTGCTGGTTCCGGGAGAAGGGTACTGAGTAGGAAATGAACTACTTCTGCTAACTGGCCTTGGAAGCCTACTAAATGAAGCGCGGCTCTTCGCCATCTTGCTCGCCCGTGCTTCAGTTATCTTCCGTTGCGCTTCTTTTTCTGCTTTCTTCATCCTCCTAGCATCTTCATCGTTCTCCGCTAAGTCGTTATCTAAGTACTCTCCGACCGTCTTCCAACCAAAATCTGATCGGTCTGCCATAAGAATAAGTTTCTGACGTCCCTCGATTAATTCGATACCTTCATCTAGTTTAGCTATGCAGGCGTCTTGTTTTCGTGCTAAAATGGCTTCCTTTGCTTCTGTCACAGCAGTTTTCCCTTTCTCGTTGTGTTTGTATTGCTGCTCGTGgccttttttcttgaaagacCGTGGTTCAGCAAACCGCATCCGCTTTAGTTCGCTCATTTGCGATTCATGTGCTTTGTTCGATACGTCTTCCAACTGCCGTTTCATACTGTTGTTGTCGAAGATGGTGGACAGCTTTTCTAGCAGCTGGGACTGTTGTCGTTCTATCTCCGCTTGAACGTTAGGATCCATGTTACGTGAAAAAATCAGATTTGTCGAGTGTTCCTTGGTGTTTTGGAGTTCCTCGCAGTAAGTATGTAGAATGTGTCGATATGATGTGATACCGGGTtgaaaaagtacaaaattaaacaaaaacccGAAGGCTGCAGCGTTGCCAGTGTAGAATGATTCCCCTCAGCAAAATCCCGCCAGCACATGCTTTCAACTCTGATGTTGCCAAGGCAACTGTCAAAACTTCGGTGGACCGTGAAAACGTTAATTTGCTGCTATTCTTTCGAACCGCAGCAAATAGCAaaatttgcggtgttgcggtgatcGCAAACCCAACGGTGTGGTGTTGCGGTGTTTAGGGCCCCCCCATGTCCCCCTCTTGCATGATTACATTGATGCAGTTCTTTAAAATCCGGGTGACATCACAGGGGCATGGTCCCTTTGGTATGATTTTTGATCATTCTAATTTTATATTTGTGCTGTAGATGGGGTTTTCACGTCTCGGGATTGTGAAGAAGTTGCATGTGCAGAGGAAGACAGTAGCCAAGGTACACTTCATCAAGCCCTGATTTATGATGCTGAGATAGTAGACGTGACCATCCAGTGGCAACTGTTTTTCATTGTGTTAATGCTGCATGGGGTAGTACGCTAGTTGACAGTTGTTTTAGCCCAGCTTTTGCTGTGCAAAGTTGAATTAAGCCCTTGGTGTTAGGCAATATAAATTCTatttaaagttaaaagaaatgtcatttttttgttattgttattttgttttgtttaatcgTTTTTTCAGCCAGAgataatttcttaatttttacCATGTTTTATTCTGGCTGTGGCCGTTCAATATTTTCACGTTTTTTGAGTAACATTTAATTGTGGGATCAATACCTCAACTGTTTTCTGTCGCCATGAAAGATAGCTGTACAGTGCTTTTGTTACACAAAATTTGTATAACATTATGGGGACATGGTGGGTCTGTAGCATCAGGAAAGAAAGATATTCATAGATGCCGTTACACGAATTTGGGTAGCATTGTGGAGACATGGTCACTTGCTTGCATGATGAAAGATAGTGAAACATTGCTGCTATTATtcaaaatctgggagacacgaCAGGGGCAATTGGTTCCTTGATTATTATTTGTGTGCTGTAGATGAGGCGGTCACGTCTCGAGATTGTGAAGACGTTGCATGTGCAAAGGAAGACATTTGCAAACGTATACATGTACTCTGTAGGTCAAGTGCAGATTATAATGCTCAGATACATGTAGTACACATGTGACTTGTGGCAGAGCATTTTTCGTTGTGCAACGTTGCATGGGCTATTATACTTAAACCTCTTCAACTGCATTTTACAACCATAAAAGACAGAAGAAGCACATGActgctttttcaaaaaattgctGGGAACATCCTAGGAAAATTGTCACTTGCTTATGCTATACGAACAGTTTGTTGAATTACAGTCTTTGCGCTTGACTGAATGCAAGTCTGCAAGCATGCAAACCTTCTTTCAGTGTCAGAtctttatagcggagctccgcgcgcgccgaaggcacgcgcgcgcggagcaccatagttaagaaaatgtggtaacccatcgatgtgagaaaatttggttttatagccatgacgtcatgaacgtccgtacgtacgtacgtacgtccgtccgccccttcatgtatgccaatgtgaccagtacacgtaaccattcaCGGGCACAAGTTTAGAggtcatcaaggaggcaatactccatttgacactaactagtttacagcatacatctttgatattggacatcaatgttatggtcaattgacacctgtgaaaacaaggtatccgctgaccagtatcacgtgaccatatagcgggctcaagatagaccttatcgaggtcacctgtttttttgaagttgaccgctgaccagggactgcttgttgattggatcgcaggctcaagccatcagacacacacacacctgatcgaggcttaattttcgcgctctttctgtggctcgacgcggctacagagccacgctacgtcagcaaagctcttgacagtcgatgcttttcgtgttcaggtacggtttggaaaatatatttttcttgcattttttgctggtttcagtccaggtttaacataatatagctgtggtcaggacacactggtggctaagtagttattcaagtcaagcattggagcgatataaacttaaagatgagtgtttattttgaatttgttttgggctgctttttgctctgaattgcagtttttggtatgtgttaagatttttaattttgaatctactaaggttgcaagatgcctggacggcctatgacagaagagcagaaacgaaagaagagagaaagaaaacgagaacgacaaaacggtacaccagtaatagcttaaagttggtggaagaagttactccacaaattattttcttggacactaaaccgtttgttatttctacggatgagttatttcaagtggatgcatatttctaaaaagttgcattgtttagtcgttttttcctttgctcaggaatgaaactcgaatttttattgttaactgcaattaaataacaatcacctGTACTCTTtaaggacagaaataatcgatcttttgctggtttctttggctttaaaattaaatgcgagcgaacaagaagtttttactccgcttgcctaattgttttttgatgtgcctcgacagtgacaagaaaattttgcacttgtgttctacacatgtaatcgcgacgagttctcgcaaaaagtaaggagaaatatcaccagcttgtgttttcagaagtttgtttagagcacgtgcaggtaatttgttggagatcttgtttgaagtttttcctttctagccgattctggttctaagccaagctggcgtgtttcaatgaagtacatcaaaatgtaaatgatctcatttttagagataaagttaaataaataaagtacgatctctcacatcacgagctatagtacgtctgtgatttctaattttagcgtgattcctattcgctggcttttgacagtcgactctgaaagggcttctttccttttccgttcgcttgctcagtgaggatttgcttgttttcttttcaaactcttgccattcaagaaaaaataattgcctaactggtgaattcaacagtagatttcgctggaaaaaccgatatcacactcatccattcgtgattcatgcgatcagtcggtttttcaggtgaaattaaccatggaattcactagttaggcagcaaagaaaatgacataattaagcaatttccggaaaaaccaaaaggcggacagttccaaagccttttattttcactaatcctacagccagtaagaataaacaagccgggagctccgcttttaggcttggctaaatctatatattaattaaaagaaGTTACAACCCCCCTCCCTCCAAtctttgcatttctttcaaCAATTGTAAGCACTTACagggtgtacatgtatgttgcccCTGCTCTCACTTGTTAGAAACTGGACCAAATAATGCAGCTCATGTTGATTTCTTTATGTTAATTGCTTGCATTGTAAACGTAAATGTGCAAGTATTGTATGTACATTGAGTTCATTAAGTGTTGTGCCTACATGTATAGACCAGTGCTTGTCTTACTGGAAATTGGgcttttaacccattcatccctgattAAGCGTCCCCAATTGACAACTAAAATGAGGGGGGTGAATAGGGGTATGTAAATCCGCCGATCCGCTAAAATTACTGGCCGAATCGGTCGATCCGCTCGAAAAATCGACTAAATCCGAATCCGCAAATTGTTTACGGCGTTAAGTGCGTTACTACAGTATTTCAAATCATTTTCTCCACCGCGTGACATTTGGCACATAGAAGGTCTAAAAGAGAGAAAGTGAGATTTCCGGGGAAACGTTGAGATCCACGATCCGAACTTCCTAACaaccaaaatccaaaatccGAGCCCAAAAACTGGATAAAACCGCGATCCGCTGTGGTCATAGGATCCGCAGAACCGTTAAAATTTCGCTCTGAATCCAGAATCCGGGCTAAAATATTAACCAAATCCGCCGATTCGTAGACCTATTCACCCCCCTctaaaatcgtctggctttTAAAACAGAGTACATGTAAAATCTGTTTTGTCTTAACAACTTAAACAATGAAACTTCGAGAGCCTGTAAATTTACCAACACAAATTAGCAGCATCTAACTTgatcaaacaaaaattaatgaggtGTTTTCTGTGTTATTGATATGTGATTAGATAATAACTGATCCCAACCAAGAGCTTTATTTAGTGGTCAGAATAGAGAAAGTCTTACAGGGCAGTATCGGTTCCTGTGTTGAAGTATAGTAACGGCTCAAGTCTGGAGACACcaaaaaacttcacagtacAGAAGGCACACAAATTAGCTGAGATCTGCTGCAAGAACCTgggtcaataattattatggtatGCCATTCGGATGGACTGAGCCAGGTGAGTCTGAAGTACAATGTAAGTGTAGCTCTGTAGTTAGGGCATCaaattaaagtacatgtataccGTGCCAGAAGTTCTGGGTTGTGAACTCTTGCCAAATCAACACTTGGTGTCTCTGATCACATGTACAATATATCTGATGAGAAAAAATTACTACATTTTGTTATCACAACTAAAAATAGCCAGATTTTCTTGTCTTGATGAAAAATTACTACATTAATTTAATTGTGTTATGATCGACAACTAAAAATAGCCAGATGATTTTGTGTCCTTTtctataacaacaacaacaacaacatgcaGTTCTTTATTGGCgctaaaaaattataaatttttgatttaatttgtgtTACTTAGTTGTCGTGAATCATTTTATGTTCAATTTTACTATCCTGAGTACCGGTACATAATGTTTTGAAATGAGCTCAAGGTTAAAAAACAGAAGGAAGGAATTAGCAATaaagttttggtttttttctctgAGAAAGGAAAATGATGGGAACTTATTTCATTGAAGTACATGTGTCCCTTAATTGAtggagtttgtttttgttctggtCAAAAACCTAGGAGAAGAGTTTGGTCCTTGACCTCAGTGTTTCAAAATGTATGTAAAATATTCATTGTATTTTGAAAGCAGGcccgctgggccgcgggcctgcttttagcaaaacccttAAAGAGAATCTTGAACAGATCGATATTTGTTTATGTGCAGAATACATCAAAGCAttaagtctacaaatacctattttaccttcaaatgcaTATTACATTTCAAATTCCTTTTTCTGTGAATATTCCATTACTTGAATGTGTTACATGTGAACCTTATAGGCAGTTACTGGTAAATATAAACTTTCAAATAACTGCATGGTTCctggttaacccaatttattactaCGACTCACCAGTGCAAAGACTGACTGTCTAcattactaattaacaacaatatATCACTTTTAATCTGTTTCCCCAGTGTAGGAGCCCCGATGCAATATTTTACTGAGCTGACATTTTTCCTCAATCCATCCAGCACTGATAACTAATTCTGATCAACAGGATGATGAATCAACGTcacagaaaaaattaaaagaatctCCAGCTGCAGGTGAGAGTCATGTTTAACTGACTGATCAGGTTCTCATCAAGGATTGTTATTTTAGACAAAAGCAGGCTTATAGTACACAGTCTGGTATTGTGTACTTTTTTGAAGGGGTTTGCTCATTGTGCACCAAAGTCATGAGGTAATGAAATAcatttaaatacatgtatatttgacAAGAAACAAGAATTAAGAAACCGCCATGAAAAACACACTGAAGACTGCATGTAAATGAGCTGATCTGCTCCATTTCAGTTCGACATACAGCTGtaatataattgtaaaaaaggctTCCTTTACCAGGGCGTAATACTATCATGCACCTCCAAAATGGTCTATAATTAAAAACACTGGCTGCACTCTTGCCAACAgccatttttcttttgtaaggGCTGTCTCTATAATCTCAAGACAAGTATTATTtctacatatacatgtacatgtagcattaCTATCAAACTCCCTCAGGTTGGACATGCCAAACACGTTTTCACTATGATGTATAACCCCTATATAAAACAATGACAAATAACTAACAGTTTAGTAAACttgcgctttttttttttttaaatgcgaCAAGGTTGTATAATTTACTCTTTTTTCTGAATTAGATATATAGCTGGGATGACTAGTACAACAGAGCAAATTCTGAGAAAGCGATAGCACAGTCAACATCAAGAGGTTAGTGcagatttttcacaaaaacacaAATTCCTGACCACAAATAGATAATACAGGTTCTTTTAGTCCACTTTAATGTGAATTGTACACTTCTGTCTGTATCTGCTGTTTGACTGGTAATGATGTAGAGTGTAGCGCTTAAACAAAACTACATGCAACAAGGATTTTGTGATATCAAgccaaaattaatgtatttttataaaataattagccAGGATAGTACGCGCAATCTCATttgtcaatagctgtgtttagatgagagtatggaaacacggctgtgacatcacccAAATTTGGCTTGGTTATGTATAGTCAGACATGCGTTTTGATTGACTGGtaggaaatacatgtatgagTGTGTAGCAAGAAAATTGGTTTCAatttagaattttaaaaaaccagcattttccttcatttgtcgaattatctttgagaaatattttataaaagcaatagaggacttttttccgtgtttccatagcctcaccTAAACACTCGGgcgagttgggagaattctggactgcagttatgcaaacccaatTAAGACgcagggtttgcataactgtctagAATTCTCCCAATTCCCCCgatgtttagatgaggctatggaaacacttaaaacgtcctctattgcttctaaaaaaaaatacagtataCAGTAACCATTCCCAAGCTGAGAGTGAGACTTGCAGATTCTTACTCCCCCAATTGTGGGTGTTTCATGAAGGTGTGCTTAAATTTTTGGGGGTTCAGGCTCGACACTCAATGTGAATAAAACAGTAAAAACCTGATCAAAACTCTATACTTGTTTTATTACAGTGATAATGTCAACAGCTAGAAAGACAGAGCACAATACCAGAATATACGACAAAAGGCAGGCATGCTATTCCTGTAAGAAGCTGTTCCCCAAGATACATGTAGCTCCACACTACCAGGCAGTTCATGCAAAGGAGAGTGAAATGGTAAAGGCATTGGTTTTTCCAGTAAAGTCAACTGAAAGGAATTTAAGGGAACTAGAAAGACTGAGGCTGCTGGGGAATTTTCATAATAACACTGAAGTCCTTCGAACAAATGTTGTTACACTGTAGCTGATAGAAATGAGATGCCAGATTGAATCAGAGGCCATATCACCAGATGAGTTCTAGCCTTGCACCCACTGCTACGGTTTTGTGCGGCACAATGAGCTTTGGTGGCACAACAAGACAGTGCTCTTTTAAAAAGATCAAAGAAGGTGGGGAAGATGAAGGTGAAGAACACAGGTcaaaaaaattgacaacaaCAAAGAAGATTACTCTTGCTATCTCAGAAGCCAAGTCAGTGCAGTCTTCTTTAATGAGACCATTGCGTCTACCAGGAATCTGATGAGATTACAATTGCTGCCAGACATGATGATTAATTTTGATTCTGAAGTGTGGAACTCATTTGGCTGAAAAAGTTGGTAGTGAGCGACTCCATGAGGTGTCTTAAGGGATGAGGCAGTTACTACTTCAGATCTAGACCTCAGAGAGACGTCAAGTACTGAAAGTTCTGGTCTGGAACATCAGTAGAATCAGTATGCGGTTTTGATCTGAATCTGGAAAAACAAGTGCAATAGGTATTTCTTCTTTGGCATTGAAGCTGGGCCATTCCATAAGAAAATGTGCTGCCGTATTGACTGTAAAGGCTCTCAGACAAAAGGACAATGACCTTCTGCCCGATCAACAAAGTCTGGAGAAGCTCATGTCTTCTGAATGGAATGAGCACATCAGCCACCACTCCTTGTCAGCACTTCAAAGAAGAAAGTTTAACAAGATTGAGCTACTCCCTGTCACCAATGATTTGGAAATTTTGAGAAAGTACCTACAGTGTATTGGACCAACTGTCAGTATTAACAAGGTCTTTAGAAGAGGCTTCTAACTTACACATATGGAAGGAGTTAGCAGTGGCGACCCTTTAAACCTCCTCATTATTTTTAACAAGAGACGTGGAGGAGAGGCAGCAAAGCTCCAAGTTTCATCATTTGAGAACAGACCAGACTGGAATACAACATCAGTAGAGGTAATCACCCGTACGAACGATGTGACGCTGCAGCAGCGCTGCTTTAGTTCACTTTTTTGGTTGTGCAGCGCTTACGCGTCGTTAATGCAGTGTTTACGAGCCGCTCAAGCAGCCATGAACAAATTCATAACACTGCGAAAGCGCTGCAAGTATTTTGCAGCGTGAAGCATCTTAAATGCAGCGCTGCGATCCGCTGCATGAGAGCTGCAAATGAGACACCGCGTGAACAGTTTCTTATAGCAAAAACTAGCTGCACGTGCACTGCCGTACACCGGAATAacaatacatggaatataaagttagaaatccttcgtttttacggagatcacattaaaattgtcaaacacccgctaaaacgctattttaaacatatttttataatCCTTGcatgctgcttcgaaacgcgccaaacataccgttttaatcatcactccacgtattcttattccggaatagggtcaatcgaacgcgccacaagtcgacttgaaaaaatttatCGAATTGTGATACAGAAATTGGCGGGCGAAAATGTTTCGAAAGACAGAAACATCTCGTAATGTACATACCTTTCGATCATAAAACTATCTGCCGCAAAATAGAAATCGGCAGAGGGATGTCCCGTTGATTTGAACTTGCCAAAACGTTCGCATTTACCGCATACATTGGATGCTTGCTTTTAATACCCAAAGGCCACAACTCAAAATTATTGCCAGCGGGCAAGAATATATTTCGATCATGAAACTTTCTGGTGCAAACATGAAATCGGTACAGGGGTGTCCTGTTGATTGGAACTTGCCAAAAGTTCGCACATACCGCTCACATTTGATGCTTTCAATACTCTACAACTCAAAATTATTGCCAGCGGTCAAGAATGTTAGACGATCCAAGCATG
Proteins encoded:
- the LOC137981539 gene encoding uncharacterized protein produces the protein MDPNVQAEIERQQSQLLEKLSTIFDNNSMKRQLEDVSNKAHESQMSELKRMRFAEPRSFKKKGHEQQYKHNEKGKTAVTEAKEAILARKQDACIAKLDEGIELIEGRQKLILMADRSDFGWKTVGEYLDNDLAENDEDARRMKKAEKEAQRKITEARASKMAKSRASFSRLPRPVSRSSSFPTQYPSPGTSNHHTSATVGVMSASDFRGQVRRSGTCFSCGKIGHWRNECPLLAVAQTHEGKKLSIPNMSVNSTGVILQNDDTCNVISCQQGELGGESDNLSLNEGDFLENDSPQAGQVRGRLRAHLHSWEEIGATEPVLSVIRDGYKLPLLTIPQSVLLRNNKSAFDNCSFVSKAIADLLANQCVDVVDSQPWVVNPLSVSVRDDGKKRLVLDLRHVNSHLYKYKFKCEDVAVAQQLLGEGYYLYTFDIKSAYHHVDIFESHRTYLGFQWQHHGKPTFFVFNVLPFGFSTAPYTFTKLLKPVVSHWRG